One segment of Hemibagrus wyckioides isolate EC202008001 linkage group LG05, SWU_Hwy_1.0, whole genome shotgun sequence DNA contains the following:
- the rnf10 gene encoding RING finger protein 10 produces MLESSTALSPELGLSPSPRDMEKNPNANTKVPPRSSSTGPAPTDSKTKTDSKNNGSSKRYNRKREPAFPKAENFPGPRRTHPQKGKNFDKRPPQRGGGGGRQGGLMGGGRREEVVETRRAEFSPAQFSGPKKISLNHLLNFTFEPRGGHAGSVGDGHSCWGRRNKWGHKHKPFNKELFLQANCQFVVIDDQDYQTHFTDPDTLVSWDCVQQVRIYSHEVPSCPICLYPPVAAHITRCGHIYCWPCMLHYLSLSEKTWSKCPICYEAVHSTDLKSVVAMETRQYMPGDVITMRLMRREKGVLVALPSSQWVKVEEPIRFGDVRLSSYSKLLLASQDQVLGLLAEERVALQAQLKQEQDDPQACFVQSALLQLQEREDGLLKRNVPGKGGLEGADMRKLSLTDSTVAEVAVNKLTSSKPVLQYASAFDDEIQEVAPQQEAVEVAEQVPDEETLTNEAGSQQNSQHGPYYYFYQAEDGQQMFLHPVNVRCLLRQYGSLENSPQSISATVVEIEGHTVNEDVRRRHRYLSHLPLTCEFSICELNLQPPVISKETLDSFSDDLERRRRARQKKARDEKRREKRIEMEENRKQGKYPEVHIGLENLQQFPAFGSPPHHSPPGPNPEFQLGPPSPLSSSPVPDVTMFPSLNGNALSFSVGSVEEDSPCMSFAQMLRDGKARADVWPRLPPKKDVFLAPPVADSDGESDGSDRVPVPSFQNSFSQAVEAAMLQLDHKPPAKAEAPPTTDEKGGKKKKKKQKLLFSTSMVHTK; encoded by the exons ATGCTAGAGAGCTCGACTGCTCTCTCCCCGGAGCTCGGCCTCAGTCCTTCACCCAGAGATATGGAGAAAAACCCGAACGCCAACACCAAGGTCCCGCCCCGTTCAAGCTCTACAGGCCCAGCGCCGACCGACTCTAAAACTAAAACAG ATTCGAAGAATAATGGCAGCTCCAAGCGCTACAACCGTAAGCGGGAGCCTGCCTTCCCCAAAGCAGAAAATTTTCCAGGCCCCCGTCGCACCCACCCACAGAAAGGCAAGAATTTCGACAAGAGACCCCCCCAGAGAGGTGGAGGAGGCGGTAGACAGGGTGGGCTCATGGGCGgtgggagaagagaagag GTAGTCGAGACGCGCCGGGCCGAGTTCAGCCCGGCTCAGTTTTCCGGACCTAAAAAGATCAGTTTGAACCACTTGCTCAATTTTACCTTTGAGCCGCGCGGAGGCCATGCTGGCTCCGTGGGTGACGGGCACTCGTGCTGGGGTCGCCGCAACAAGTGGGGTCACAAACACAAGCCCTTCAACAAGGAGCTGTTCCTGCAGGCCAA CTGCCAGTTTGTGGTGATTGATGACCAGGATTATCAAACTCACTTCACTGACCCGGACACTCTGGTCAGCTGGGACTGTGTGCAGCAAGTG CGCATCTACAGCCACGAGGTACCGTCATGTCCAATCTGTCTGTACCCTCCGGTGGCAGCTCACATCACTCGCTGTGGCCACATCTACTGCTGGCCCTGCATGCTGCACTACCTGTCTCTGAGCGAGAAGACCTGGTCCAAGTGTCCAATCTGCTACGAGGCCGTGCACAGCACGGACCTCAAGAG TGTTGTTGCCATGGAGACACGTCAGTACATGCCCGGTGATGTCATCACCATGCGCCTGATGCGCAGGGAGAAAGGCGTGCTGGTGGCTCTGCCCAGCTCCCAGTGGGTTAAAGTGGAGGAGCCCATTCGCTTTGGAG ATGTGCGTCTGAGCTCTTACTCCAAGCTGCTGCTGGCGTCTCAGGATCAGGTTCTGGGTCTGTTGGCTGAGGAGAGAGTGGCACTGCAGGCTCAGCTGAAGCAGGAGCAGGACGATCCACAAGCCTGCTTCGTACAGAGTGCTTTACTGCAGCTGCAG GAACGAGAGGACGGCCTGCTGAAACGGAACGTTCCAGGTAAAGGCGGTCTAGAGGGTGCAGACATGAGGAAGCTCTCTCTGACTGACTCGACTGTTGCTGAGGTGGCGGTCAACAAGCTCACCAGCTCCAAG CCTGTTCTGCAGTACGCTTCGGCGTTCGATGATGAGATTCAAGAGGTCGCACCCCAACAGGAAGCAGTCGAGGTGGCGGAGCAGGTCCCTGATGAGGAAACCCTTACTAATGAGGCGGGGTCACAGCAGAACTCTCAGCATGGGCCGTATTACTACTTCTACCAAG cgGAGGATGGGCAGCAGATGTTCCTGCACCCGGTGAACGTGCGCTGCTTGCTGAGGCAGTACGGCAGCCTGGAGAACAGCCCTCAGTCCATCAGTGCCACCGTCGTGGAGATCGAGGGCCACACGGTTAATGAG GATGTTCGTCGTCGACACCGTTACCTCTCTCACCTGCCCCTCACCTGCGAGTTCAGCATCTGCGAGCTCAACCTCCAGCCACCCGTCATCTCCAAGGAGACGCTGGACAGcttctcag ATGATCTGGAGCGCAGGAGGCGTGCGAGGCAGAAGAAGGCCAGGGATGAGAAGAGGAGGGAGAAGAGGATCGAGATGGAGGAGAACAGGAAGCAGGGGAAAT ACCCGGAGGTGCACATTGGCCTGGAGAACCTGCAGCAGTTCCCAGCGTTTGGTTCTCCTCCTCATCACAGCCCACCAGGACCGAACCCCGAGTTCCAGCTCGGACCTCCGTCTCCTCTGAGCAGCAGTCCTGtcccag ACGTCACCATGTTCCCAAGTCTGAACGGGAACGCCCTGTCCTTCAGCGTGGGCAGTGTGGAGGAAGACTCGCCCTGCATGTCCTTCGCACAG ATGCTGAGAGATGGAAAAGCCAGAGCAGATGTCTGGCCCAGACTTCCTCCAAAAAAAG ATGTGTTCCTGGCTCCTCCAGTGGCTGACAGTGACGGTGAGAGTGACGGATCGGACCGTGTGCCGGTCCCCAGTTTCCAGAACTCCTTCAGTCAGGCAGTTGAAGCAGCAATGCTGCAACTGGACCACAAACCACCAGCCAAGGCTGAAGCTCCACCCACCACTG ATGAGAAAGgagggaagaaaaagaagaaaaagcagaaacTTCTCTTCAGCACCTCCATGGTTCACACAAAGTAA
- the pop5 gene encoding ribonuclease P/MRP protein subunit POP5: MVRLKARYLLCEVCVSDSSSLRLLEEKAIYQAVKAAVIKAHGEYGAALFSIGSTVTYLNAYTGVVILRFRKAHFQLLWSALPFISSIWSQGQKVRCFFNCIHVGGTIRTCQKFLVRYGRQQLCRMLPHCKTEAEKQEVRRAVMSCSLKKFRVDDDDDDDDEEKEET, encoded by the exons ATGGTGCGGCTAAAAGCAAG gtatctgctgtgtgaggtgtgtgtttcagactcCAGCAGTTTGAGGTTGTTGGAGGAGAAAGCTATTTATCAGGCGGTGAAGGCGGCGGTGATTAAAGCGCATGGAGAATACGGAGCTGCTCTCTTCAGCATCGGATCTACAG tgacgTACCTGAACGCGTACACTGGTGTAGTGATCCTGCGCTTCCGGAAAGCCCACTTTCAGCTCCTGTGGTCAGCTCTGCCCTTCATCAGCAGTATCTGGAGCCAGGGTCAGAAAGTGCGGTGTTTCTTCAACTGTATTCACGTGGGAG GCACCATCAGAACATGTCAGAAGTTCCTGGTGCGATACGGGAGACAGCAGTTATGCAGAATGCTGCCACACTGTAAGACAGAGG ctgagaaacaggaagtgaggagaGCGGTGATGAGCTGCTCACTCAAAAAGTTCAGAGTAGAtgacgacgacgacgacgacgatgaagaaaaggaggaaaCCTAA